In Tachysurus vachellii isolate PV-2020 chromosome 1, HZAU_Pvac_v1, whole genome shotgun sequence, a genomic segment contains:
- the gprc6a gene encoding G-protein coupled receptor family C group 6 member A — MKIALLMLLMILNLLSLKLIKCTEVFAPGNIIIGGLFPIHTTVEQLGNFYDLEAPCNILSPAGLAHSLAMIQAVETANISPELTHLGITLGYHIHDTCSDVTTTLRAVKDFTDDCMPGTNTSRYVRPVKAVIGAYNSEMSIAVARMLNLQLIPQISYASTADILSDKSRFPGFLRTVPSDVHQTSAMVQLLSERKWTWVGFLTTDGDYGRAALDSFISQATNSGICVAFTEILPDSLSDTRKLEAKIFHTVHTIQTNPKAKVIVSFAKPEHMKRVFSLLLELSTDQRLWIASDNWSMAGDVLSPEQLESVGWVLGFSFKNKYITNFEEYVQHLELNSDAQSNNSFLKEFYSSLATSVNASKANVSTATDKLIASAQVGVVFSIQMAVNAIAQAAAFICKNIDCMASEAIKHQELLSVLRTRSFELDGVSYEFNEDGDINLGYDVSLWNSNGIKVETLNVISHYQPSDRSLNTTELTLSLVSKCSKSCEPGQFKKSVEGQHTCCYECISCAQNQYTNNTDMDQCYSCDEDSEWSESGSSACNEKGVEFFSWSDPFAVVLLSLSVLGVVVVFAVSVVFLLHRDSPVVKAAGGSLCQLILLSLSGSFVSAMLFVGKPTALQCKVRQVLYGLSFTVCVSCILVKSLKILLAFHMNLLLKQLLYRLYKPYAIVSMCVALQVVTCACWLIMKSPESTSTVFLRSVLQECDEGSYVAFGVMLGYIALLALVCFAFAFQGRKLPHKYNEAKFITFGMLIYLIAWIIFIPTYVNTKGKYLPAVEMIVILISCYAILSCHFFPKCYIILFRKTQNTRDAFVRSIYEYSKKTVGNIHPPQTEKYVPYAMSNPSFVPKE, encoded by the exons TCTGAGTCCAGCCGGTCTGGCTCATTCTCTGGCCATGATCCAGGCAGTGGAAACTGCAAATATCTCACCTGAGTTAACACACCTGGGCATCACTCTCGGGTATCACATCCACGACACATGTTCAGACGTCACCACCACGCTCAGAGCTGTCAAGGATTTTACTGACGACTGCATGCCGGGAACAAACACATCCCGATATGTCCGGCCTGTGAAAGCAGTGATTGGCGCCTACAATTCTGAGATGTCTATCGCTGTGGCAAGAATGCTCAACCTGCAGCTCATACCTCAG ATCAGTTATGCTTCCACAGCAGACATTTTGAGTGATAAGAGTCGTTTCCCAGGGTTTTTACGCACCGTCCCAAGCGATGTGCACCAGACAAGCGCCATGGTTCAGCTCCTGAGTGAGAGGAAGTGGACATGGGTGGGTTTTCTGACCACTGACGGAGACTACGGACGCGCTGCTTTAGACAGTTTCATTTCTCAGGCAACTAACTCCGGCATCTGTGTGGCCTTTACAGAAATCCTACCTGACTCTCTGAGTGATACTCGCAAGCTGGAAGCCAAAATCTTTCACACTGTTCACACCATCCAAACAAACCCAAAAGCGAAGGTCATTGTATCGTTTGCCAAACCAGAACACATGAAGAGGGTGTTCAGTTTGCTGCTGGAGCTCAGCACAGATCAGCGGCTCTGGATTGCGAGTGATAACTGGTCTATGGCAGGAGATGTACTCAGTCCTGAGCAACTGGAAAGTGTTGGATGGGTGCTgggtttttctttcaaaaacaaatacatcacaAACTTTGAGGAATATGTACAGCATTTAGAACTGAACAGCGATGCTCAAAGCAACAACTCATTTCTcaaagagttttattcctctcttGCAACCTCAGTGAACGCGAGCAAGGCAAATGTTTCCACCGCTACAGATAAGCTCATAGCAAGTGCTCAGGTAGGCGTGGTGTTCAGCATTCAGATGGCGGTGAATGCTATCGCGCAGGCAGCGGCATTCATCTGCAAAAACATCGACTGCATGGCTTCAGAAGCTATAAAACATCAGGAG CTGCTGTCTGTGTTGAGGACCAGAAGCTTCGAGTTGGATGGAGTCTCGTACGAGTTTAACGAGGATGGAGATATTAACCTTGGCTATGACGTCTCTCTGTGGAACTCTAACGGAATAAAAGTAGAGACGTTGAATGTCATATCTCACTATCAGCCATCGGACAGAAGCCTGAACACCACTGAATTAACGCTG AGTTTGGTTTCTAAATGCTCAAAGAGCTGTGAACCaggacaatttaaaaaaagtgttgagGGTCAACACACCTGCTGTTATGAGTGCATCAGCTGCGCACAGAATCAATACACCAacaacacag ACATGGATCAGTGCTACAGCTGTGATGAGGACAGCGAGTGGTCTGAGTCTGGAAGTTCAGCATGTAATGAGAAGGGGGTGGAGTTTTTCTCCTGGAGTGACCCCTTTGCGGTggtactgctctctctctcagttcttGGTGTGGTTGTGGTTTTTGCTGTATCCGTTGTTTTCTTGCTGCACAGAGATTCTCCGGTGGTGAAGGCAGCTGGTGGCTCATTGTGTCAGCTGATCCTTTTGTCTCTGAGTGGAAGCTTTGTGAGTGCCATGCTATTTGTGGGAAAGCCAACAGCTTTGCAGTGTAAAGTGCGTCAAGTTCTTTATGGACTcagtttcactgtgtgtgtgtcctgcatcCTTGTCAAGTCTCTGAAGATCCTGCTGGCATTCCACATGAACCTGCTGCTAAAGCAGCTGCTCTATCGCCTCTATAAGCCGTACGCcattgtgagcatgtgtgtggcATTGCAGGTTGTGACCTGTGCATGCTGGCTGATCATGAAAAGCCCTGAATCAACATCTACTGTGTTCCTCAGGAGTGTCCTACAGGAGTGTGATGAGGGCTCGTATGTGGCTTTTGGAGTGATGCTGGGATACATTGCATTACTAGCTCTAGTGTGCTTTGCCTTTGCTTTCCAAGGACGCAAACTTCCACATAAATACAACGAAGCAAAATTCATTACCTTTGGTATGCTCATCTATCTCATTGCATGGATTATTTTCATCCCGACATACGTCAACACAAAAGGGAAATACCTCCCGGCCGTGGAGATGATCGTCATCCTGATATCCTGCTACGCTATCCTGAGCTGCCACTTCTTCCCCAAGTGTTACATCATCTTATTCAGGAAGACACAAAACACCAGAGACGCCTTCGTTAGGAGCATTTATGAATATTCCAAAAAGACCGTGGGAAATATACATCCACCCCAAACTGAGAAATATGTACCATATGCCATGTCCAACCCAAGTTTTGTTCCTAAAGAATGA